The DNA window GATTTGGGACCGCCACTCATGCTCATCGCTTCTCTAGCGCACGAGGCAACTCCGAAGGAAGCGGGCTGCTTCTTCGAAGGTGAATTGCCCGCCGCAAGGCGGCGTCAGTGCGCGATCTTTTTGTCGGTGAACAGGTAGTCCTTGAGCTCTTTGTCGAAGGTCTTGTCCTTGCGGCGGATCCATTCGAGGATCATCGCGGCGTGCTCTTTTTCCTCGTCGCGGTTGTGCCTCAGAATGGCCTTGAGCGCATCGTCCTTGCAGGCGTCCACGCGCTGGTTGTACCAATCGACGGCTTCGAGCTCTTCCATCAGTGACTGGATCGCGCGGTGCATGTCGCGGGTTTCGTCTGAGAGCTCTTCAATGGGTTCGTGAAATCCTTCGTTGGCCATGGGTCAGTTCCTCCTGCGATGCTGTCGCTGATCGGGAACATAGCGCACTTTGCCGCTCCGGGCTGCCCCTGCGCCCTATTGACGGAGCAGGCCGCTTGGGTCAAAGACCCTCCCACCATGAGCGAAAAGCGCGACACAACTCTCATCCTGGCCTCCACCTCTCCGCGGCGAAAGCAGCTTCTTGAAGATGCGGGGCTGAGCTTCCAGGTCGTCTCCCCTCCGGGCGAGGAAGTCGCCCCCGAGCCCGGCGAGGACCCGGCGGCCTACGCCGAGCGTGCCGCCGTCGCCAAGGGCCTCGAAACGGCCACCCACCTGGCGGCGACGATGGAGGGCGAGAAGTGGATTCTCGCTGCCGACACAGTCGTAACCATTGGCGGCGAGATTTTGGGAAAACCTGAAGACGATGCCGACGCGCTGCGGATGCTCCTGCGCCTGACCGGCGTGACCCACAAGGTCCACACCGGCTTTGCCATCATCGGCCCGGACGGCGAGAAGGCCTTCAGCAAGTCGGTCAAGACCGGCGTGGATTTCTCCAAGCCTGCACGCGAGCGCCTCGAAGCCTACGTCGCCACGGGTGAGCCCCACGACAAGGCCGGCGCCTATGCCATTCAGGGCAAGGGCGCGTTCCTGGTCCGTTCGATCACGGGTTCCTATACGAATGTGGTGGGATTGCCGGTCGCCGATGTGAGCAAGGCGCTTGCCGACCTGGGCGTGCTGGAGAAACTGCAGCGCGAGAAGTGGTGACAAAGAGAGGGCGGGTAGACCCCGCCCCTACGTCTCGGGTCATGTAGGGGCGGGGTCTACCCGCCCTTTTCATTCACCGCCGCCGGTTCGCTCGATCATCCAGCCCACATAGAACGTCACGCTTCCCAGAAAGAGCATCAGATACTCGTTGCGCATGCCGTGCTCGGGGTTGTTCATCCCCTCCATGAGCCCGAAGGCCAGCAGGCTCATGCCGAAGAGTTCGATGCCTTTTGCCACGTAAAACTTCATATTCGTCACAATCCGGAGGTTTCGGCGGGGCATCGCTGCCCTGCCGACGCGCGGGGAGTTTGACGCTGCAGCGCGGCACAATTCAAGCCTTCCCCGACATGGCCTGCGCAGATGCGTAGTACAGGCCTGCCTTGCAGCCCGGGATTTCGATCGCCTACAGTACACAGCGTTTCGAATGCGGGGAATGACGACTGCCTTGGGAAGGGCAGCCCGCCGAGTTGTCCCTGAGGGGGGAGCAAGTCGGCCATGGGAGTTGCGCGCGGGAATCGCGTGCAGATGGGTTCCAGAACCCGGGGGCTCGAACATGCGCAATGATTCCGATACCGAGGCGGCCGCTGCGCCGCCCAATGAATCCCGAGAATTCATCCACGAGTGCAACAACCTGCTCGCGGGCATCCTCAATGCGACCGCACTGATGCGCCGTGCGCGCAGCGAAGAAGACCGCGAGGAAGCCA is part of the Chrysiogenia bacterium genome and encodes:
- a CDS encoding ferritin: MANEGFHEPIEELSDETRDMHRAIQSLMEELEAVDWYNQRVDACKDDALKAILRHNRDEEKEHAAMILEWIRRKDKTFDKELKDYLFTDKKIAH
- the maf gene encoding septum formation protein Maf; translation: MSEKRDTTLILASTSPRRKQLLEDAGLSFQVVSPPGEEVAPEPGEDPAAYAERAAVAKGLETATHLAATMEGEKWILAADTVVTIGGEILGKPEDDADALRMLLRLTGVTHKVHTGFAIIGPDGEKAFSKSVKTGVDFSKPARERLEAYVATGEPHDKAGAYAIQGKGAFLVRSITGSYTNVVGLPVADVSKALADLGVLEKLQREKW